CTCCTGCCCCGTGTAGAGGTGCACGGTTCCGTGGATCTCCCCGCGCAGGAACAGGCGCTGCATGGCCTCCTCGAAATAGCGCAGGAGGAGCATGCGGCCGTAGCCGTCGAGCAACGTGGCCGTGTCCGCCGTCAACCTTCTGCAAACGTTTGCAGAAGGGCGGGCCTGATGTCAAGCGGGTCCTCGCCGAGACGGACTGCAAACGGTTGCAGCACCTTGCCAGCCACGCGTTGGATGTTGCCCATGTCATACATGGGTAAGTCCCAACGCATGGGCCCGCACGCTTATTGCTGCCGTTCGTGCCGCGTCACTGCGCGGCCAGCAGGTACTGCGTGCAGCGAAACAGCGCCAGCACCTTGAGGTCGGACTCCCGCCGCACCGTCGCGTCCCACACCTGCGTGGTCCGGCCGCCGTGGGCCAGCTGCGCCACGCAGACGAGCACGTCGTCCGGCCCGGCGGAGCGCAGGAAGTTCGACTTGAGCTCCGAGGTGGTGAACCCCATCTTCCCCTCGGGCAGCGCCGCGATGCAGCCGTAGCCGCAGCAGGTGTCCGCCATCGACACCACCGTCCCGGCGTGCAGGAAGCCGTTCGGCGCCATGAACTCCGCCCGCAGCTCCAAGCGAGCCTCGATCTCCCCCGGCTCCACCCGCAGGACCTCGAGTCCGAACAGCCCCGGCAGCCGGCCGGCGCTCGCCTCGTTGAAGAACTCGGGACCGGGCGTGCTCAACACGCCATGAAGCGGAGCATCTCCTCCGCTATCCGCTCGCCCTGGTCCTCCTGGAGGAAGTGGGCGGCGTTCTCGATCCTCACCTGCTCCCCGGCGGTGGGGATCAGCGACGTGAACACCTCACCGGAGCGCGGGAACGGGAACACGGGATCGCTGTCGGAGAAGGCCACCAGCGCGGGCTGGTCCCAGCGCGACAGCGCGTCGGACACCGCACGCATCTCGGCAGCGCCGGCCATCTCGTCGGAGGTCGGCACGATCAGCGGGAACTGCGCCGCGCCCGCCTTCGACTCGGGGGTGGGGAACGGGGCCTCGTAGGCGGCCACCACGTCCTCCGGCACGTCCGTGGCGGTGGCGCCGCCGACGACGAAGCCCACCGGCAGGTCCGGGTTGCGCTCGGCGAAGTCGCGCCACGCCATGAAGCCCTTGCTCACGCGCCCCGTGAAGAGGCCGGTGTTGAGGATCACGAGCCTCGCCACGCGCTCGGGGTTCTCCATCGCCCAGCGCAGGCCGATGGGGCCGCCCCAGTCCTGAACCACCACGGTGGCGCCCTGGACGTCGAGCCCCGCGAGGAGCTGCGTGATCAACTCCACGTGGCGGTCGTACGTGTACCACTCGCGCTCGGTGGGTTTGTCCGAGCGGCCGAAGCCGGCGTAGTCCGGGCAGATCACCCGGTAGCCGCCGGCCACGAGCGGCGGCAGGATCTTGCGGTAGAGGTAGGACCAGGTGGGCTCGCCGTGGAAGCAGACGATCGGCTCCCCCTCCCCCTCGTCCACCCAGTGCAGCCGCAGGCCGTGCAGTTCCGCGTAGTGCGGTTCGAAGTCGTAGCCGGGCAGGTTCTCGAAGCGCTCGTCCGGCGTGCGGAAGACGTCCATCAGCCTCCCGCCGGGAGCGCGTAGCCGGCGATCGCGGCGTAGTGCGCGGCCGCGGCGGCGATCACGAGCACGTGGAAGATCTCGTGGTAGCCGAACACCCTCGGGCTCGGGTCCGGCCGCCGCAGCGCGTAGATCACGGCTCCCGCGCTGTAGAGCACCCCACCCACGGCGAGCAGCGCCACCGCGCCGACTCCGGCGCGCGACATCAGCTGCGGCATCGTGGCCGCACCCACCCACCCGAGCGCGAGGTAGATCCCCGCCATCAGCCACTTGGGGGCATCCACCCAGGCGAGCTTGAGCGCGACCCCCGCGAGCGCGCCTCCCCACACCACCGCCAGCACCACGCTGGCGAGCGGGCCATGGAGGACGAGGAGGCCGAAGGGCGTGTAGGTGCCCGCGATGAGCACGAAGATCATCGAGTGGTCGAGCCGCCGCATCCAGCGCCGCGTGGCGGGCCGCCAGGTGATGCGGTGGTACAGCGCGCTGGCGCCGAACAGGCCGGACACGGACGCCGCGTAGATGGCCGCCGCGGTGGTGGCCTTGCGCGTGGGCGCCACGAGCACGAGCACCGCGCCAGTGATCAGGGACGCGAAGAACGCGTACTGGTGCGACACGCCGCGGAAGCGCGGCTTGGGCAGCTCGTGGGCTGTGATCGCGCGGAGCATCATCAGGCAGCTACCCGCTTTGCGCGTGCCGCTACCGAGGCGAGTGCCTCGAGGAGCACCGCGCAGAACTGCTCGCCCTTCACGGTCACGCCCGAATGATCACAGGCGATCTCGAACGTGGGAGCCGAGAGCGACTCCGCGAGCTCGTACTGCTTGCGAGGCGGCACGGCGCTGTCGCGCGTGGTCACCACCACGGCCGCCGGCACTCCCAGGTGCTTTATCCAGGTGCGGCTGTCGAAGCGGCCGATCTCGCGGCCGGCCTCGGCGATGTCGCGCGCGCTCCCGCGCGAAAGCTCAGCGGCCACCCACGACGTCACCGGGCTGTCCGGGAAGCCCGCCCGCCGCAATCCCCATCGCCACGACTGGTGGGGGAATGCGCCGAGCAGCAGCCTCAACAGCCCCATGCCGCTCCAGAGCGCCTTCATGCGCGGGTCCTTCCACTCGCGCGCGGTGGCGCAGAGCACCAGCGCCGCCACGGCTTCCGGGTGGTCCCGCGCCATCAGCGACGCGATCGGGCCACCCATCGAGTAGCCCACGACGATCGCGGGAGCGAGGTCCAGCTCCTTCAGGAGCGCTGCGGCGTCCGAGGCGCAGCCTGTGAGCGTGAACGGCTCGTCAGCGCGCAGGCCACGGCCATGCCCGCGGTGGTCGAGCGCGAGCACTCGATAGCCGGCGTCCGCCAGCGGCTTGTACACACGGAACCAGTTGAGGTCGCTCGGGAACATCCACCCGTGCAGCAGCAGGACCGGCGGCCCGTTTCCCCCGGTGTCCCGGACGAACAGCTCGCCGAGGCCCGGCACTCGAATGAGCCGGCCCTCCGGCAGGTCCACCGGCGGGTCCGGCGCGGAGGCGCGCTCACTCGCCATGGAGCACGCGCTCCGCCTGACCATGACCCGCCAGGAACGCGATCTGCAGGTAGCTGATCACCGGCTCGAGCTCGGGCAGGTCCGCCGTCCGGCCGCTTCGCACCCGGTCGGACACGAGCTCGTTCACCGCGCCTACGGTGGCGATGAACACCTCGTCCGGCAGCTGCGGAATCTCCTCTGGATGGTCGGCCCGGTAGCTCTCGTGGAGCGCCTTGAGCAGCTCCGCGAAGCGCCGGTGCACCTCTCCCCGGCGCTCGAGCGCGCGCGGGCCGGCGGCTAGCACCTCCACCAGGAAGGTGCGCGCGAAGTCCGGCACCGCGGCGAGC
This genomic interval from Thermoleophilaceae bacterium contains the following:
- a CDS encoding hemolysin III family protein gives rise to the protein MLRAITAHELPKPRFRGVSHQYAFFASLITGAVLVLVAPTRKATTAAAIYAASVSGLFGASALYHRITWRPATRRWMRRLDHSMIFVLIAGTYTPFGLLVLHGPLASVVLAVVWGGALAGVALKLAWVDAPKWLMAGIYLALGWVGAATMPQLMSRAGVGAVALLAVGGVLYSAGAVIYALRRPDPSPRVFGYHEIFHVLVIAAAAAHYAAIAGYALPAGG
- a CDS encoding haloalkane dehalogenase, which encodes MDVFRTPDERFENLPGYDFEPHYAELHGLRLHWVDEGEGEPIVCFHGEPTWSYLYRKILPPLVAGGYRVICPDYAGFGRSDKPTEREWYTYDRHVELITQLLAGLDVQGATVVVQDWGGPIGLRWAMENPERVARLVILNTGLFTGRVSKGFMAWRDFAERNPDLPVGFVVGGATATDVPEDVVAAYEAPFPTPESKAGAAQFPLIVPTSDEMAGAAEMRAVSDALSRWDQPALVAFSDSDPVFPFPRSGEVFTSLIPTAGEQVRIENAAHFLQEDQGERIAEEMLRFMAC
- a CDS encoding PaaI family thioesterase encodes the protein MSTPGPEFFNEASAGRLPGLFGLEVLRVEPGEIEARLELRAEFMAPNGFLHAGTVVSMADTCCGYGCIAALPEGKMGFTTSELKSNFLRSAGPDDVLVCVAQLAHGGRTTQVWDATVRRESDLKVLALFRCTQYLLAAQ
- a CDS encoding alpha/beta hydrolase; the encoded protein is MASERASAPDPPVDLPEGRLIRVPGLGELFVRDTGGNGPPVLLLHGWMFPSDLNWFRVYKPLADAGYRVLALDHRGHGRGLRADEPFTLTGCASDAAALLKELDLAPAIVVGYSMGGPIASLMARDHPEAVAALVLCATAREWKDPRMKALWSGMGLLRLLLGAFPHQSWRWGLRRAGFPDSPVTSWVAAELSRGSARDIAEAGREIGRFDSRTWIKHLGVPAAVVVTTRDSAVPPRKQYELAESLSAPTFEIACDHSGVTVKGEQFCAVLLEALASVAARAKRVAA